One Candidatus Sulfurimonas baltica DNA segment encodes these proteins:
- a CDS encoding nitrogenase-stabilizing/protective protein NifW, protein MNSNTKSLDEFYELTDAEDYFEFFDLDYDSNLIDVKRFHILKEYGTLIKTGFSNLAEQEEQLLDFLKYSLLKVYGRFTNGYAPSAADIWGMFKDGKLSGCMACIPQPGNSCGC, encoded by the coding sequence ATGAATAGCAATACAAAGTCATTGGATGAGTTTTATGAACTTACTGATGCGGAAGATTATTTTGAATTTTTTGATTTAGATTATGACTCAAACCTTATAGATGTAAAGAGGTTTCATATACTAAAAGAGTATGGCACTTTAATTAAAACAGGGTTTTCAAATCTTGCCGAGCAAGAAGAACAACTGCTTGATTTTTTAAAGTACTCGCTTCTTAAAGTTTATGGAAGATTTACAAACGGCTATGCTCCGAGTGCAGCTGATATTTGGGGTATGTTTAAAGATGGAAAACTAAGTGGATGTATGGCTTGCATACCGCAGCCAGGAAACAGTTGTGGTTGTTGA
- a CDS encoding nitrogen fixation protein NifZ: MDVWLAYRSQETVVVVDPNVKLHDSVTASRSGKDEEEAKYFLGQKVELLEDIVNDGTYPHAKIGTLMMPKGSVGYIKDIGEFLQVIRVYEVHFFGTEMEVDIIGCREHELKLIEDGYVSEDILEQEAMDAHRKKMAKLNK; this comes from the coding sequence GTGGATGTATGGCTTGCATACCGCAGCCAGGAAACAGTTGTGGTTGTTGATCCTAATGTCAAGCTGCACGACAGTGTAACAGCTAGTCGTTCTGGCAAAGATGAAGAAGAAGCGAAGTATTTTCTCGGACAAAAAGTAGAACTTTTAGAAGATATTGTAAATGATGGGACTTATCCACATGCAAAGATTGGTACGCTGATGATGCCAAAGGGCAGTGTTGGTTACATAAAAGACATTGGTGAGTTTTTACAAGTGATAAGAGTTTACGAAGTACACTTTTTTGGTACTGAGATGGAAGTTGATATTATTGGTTGCAGAGAGCATGAGCTAAAACTAATAGAAGATGGTTATGTTAGCGAAGACATACTAGAACAAGAAGCTATGGATGCTCATAGAAAAAAAATGGCTAAATTAAATAAGTAG
- a CDS encoding 2Fe-2S iron-sulfur cluster-binding protein, with amino-acid sequence MAKVIFMGFSKDKDGLYHAPKGEPIIRLAKDNGIPINFECQDGECGNCLIKYENIEDEEPTNYIDDLELNKLIEMGVLKAKDAEYCQQFTISPKVRLACQTLVKGDVIIKPYN; translated from the coding sequence ATGGCAAAAGTGATTTTTATGGGTTTTAGCAAAGATAAAGATGGTCTTTATCACGCACCCAAAGGTGAGCCGATTATTAGATTGGCTAAGGACAACGGTATACCAATTAACTTTGAGTGTCAAGATGGTGAGTGTGGAAATTGTTTAATCAAATATGAAAATATTGAGGATGAGGAGCCTACAAACTATATAGATGATTTAGAGCTTAATAAGTTAATCGAAATGGGTGTACTAAAAGCAAAAGATGCTGAGTATTGTCAGCAGTTTACAATAAGTCCTAAGGTTAGACTAGCATGTCAAACATTAGTTAAGGGCGACGTAATTATTAAACCATACAATTAA